In Rutidosis leptorrhynchoides isolate AG116_Rl617_1_P2 chromosome 6, CSIRO_AGI_Rlap_v1, whole genome shotgun sequence, the DNA window CGAGAATTTAACAGGAGGAAACCAACAACTTTAAAAATAGTGTAGTTTTATTGATTCTAGATTTGATTTTCATTTAGATTTGTTACGATtttttatttgtatttgattttaatttGGGGATTTGTTGAAGATGACAGTGAGATCATGATGATGAGAGATAAGGGAATAAGTAGATGGAGGGGAAGATGAAGTGGTAAAAAAGATAgataaaatgacaaaaatacccatCACATACATCATACATGATATAATATAGCAAACATTTTTAACACTTGTTACTGTCATGGATCAACCACCTCAAAAAAAGCTTACAAGGACCAATAACTTCATATGACATAAACTAAAGGGACGAACCCCATAATTTTCCGTTACAATAATTTGCAACATCCTTCGTACAACTCTTTCTGCACATATTACAATTCAATCAATTTACATCGATTCGATTACTTTTTCAAATTCTGACCCACCTATGCCCACAATCCACCATCAACTCCACCCCTCTCCCTCTTCTTTTTCTCTCTCACACACAAACTGAATATTCAATCTCACTATCACCACCACATGAATATTAATCCTAAGGATAACGAAACTATGATTCCAGTGAATCAGAATCAGATTCAGATTCCACGTCATCAAATGGATTCCGACTCCGCGTTTATCGGCTCATGGAGCTCTTCATCGTCGTCTTCCTTCCTTACGACGTCGTTTGGATCAGAACTTGATGATTCAAACGATTCCGATCCAAATAACGATGAAGATGACGAGTTCATTGCTCAGTTAACTCGACAACTGGCTGATTACATGCTTGAAGATAACGAAGTTCCGTCATTCAAGCACTCTGGTTTTCAGAACCCTAAGTTTCAGGTGCTTCAGAAACCCTAGCTTTACTGTTCTACTTTCTCTTTCAATTTATAATTGTACATTAATCATTATATGCTCTTATTTACTAAATCACTAATTATATGTTTATGTCTATCAGAAACCTAATCAAATTCATAAGCAAACTCGCCGGAGCTATGCAGATACCGTTAAGAAATCTATCGTCGGTTTTCAATCGGAGCAAACCTTCACCGGCGATAAACAGCCTCAACCTCCAATTCAAGTACTTATTCGATTAAATTAACTTGTTAATTGTGCTTTcctgatatttatatttatttgtattatataattttaattttaattataattataattatatacgtaataataatagtaaaaattataAATATGTGTGTAGCTATATCAGTTAGAGAATCAACCTCGAGTAGAGAGTGGTGGTTGGGGAAGAAAGGATAAGATGACCGAGTCAACTCAGTACGTGAAATATCAGTTGCCGAACAGAGGTGTAAATAATGGGGGGAAGAAGGGTTACGGGTCATCAAATGTTGTCGGGTCGGGTATGAGAGCTATATTTTTGAGGGGATCGGGTACACGAAACGTGACGAGTGGGACCGGTGTTTTTCTACCTCGTTCAGCTACAGACGCAACCGATCATAGCCGCAAAAAGTCAGGTAACGTCATTGAACTGAAATGTTGCTTTTTTAATTACTGAGTATAGTTTATTCAAAGTAATAATAATTGAGTATAAGTGTATACTTGCATCATGTTTACTTAGAAAATAGTACTACGTATGATATTTTATTTGCACATCaacatcattatcaatatcaacgGATACGGTACAAGTTACCTTCCGTTTTTTGTAAATAAGATGACGCATGAATAATTCCTTTTGAGGTAATTTTTTAGTTTCTTCTCTGGACAGGTTGATATAAGAAATAAACACTTATAATTTATTTGAATTTGTTTGTATCTTCCTTAATATATCGTTATCTTGGTTTAGGTTCTAGTAGTTAGCGTTTTAGCTCAAGTttgtttttgttgttttgtttcgaATTTGTGTGATTGATCCAAGTCGTTTTTTGTTTATAACTTTGTTTAGCTCTTTTCTTTCGTAGAGAAAAGAACTCGTTAATATACTTATTTTTTGGTAAAAAAATGTATAAAAAGTTTTTAACGGagtagtaataaatataattacgCTAAAGGTGGAAAGAATAGTGGGATCCGACGATAAAAAATTGTCACAGAAAAGGCTAGGTAATTTTCTTTACAATAAATAATAACAAAAGAAGGTGTATTTGGAGTATATTCAAATATTTAAAGAGGAGATAGGTGTTTTTGGATTCCATGTGGGGGTAGGATACTAACCATTGACTTTGAATCTgattctggtatattctaagaaaTATTCAAGATTTTTTTATGTTCAACTCAAGATTCTTTTTTTCTTTGCTTTGTTGCCATCCTATGGTGGTCGCCCACACCCTCATTATTATTTCTGTCTGTCTATTTTTTATTTCCATGTTCAATTCTTATCTCTTACTAACATACTGTATATCCTAACTAATGTACACCATATTTTCTATTTATCttcaaatttttttattattttatcgaGCGGTTTTATTTGAATTGATTGTATCGGTTTGAAGGTTAATTCAGAAACTTATACAGTAAACAATTTATACCGTTGAATTTCACTGCATATCTATTAAATACGGAGTAACACAtggatttataaataataataaataaaatttactaAAATAATTACTATGACCCCGGTACACGTAAATTTATGTAATCATTTATGTTATAGAAATGATACTAGTAGTTACTTTGATTTTTAAGATGTTTTATCTGAAAATCTGTGAACAATGTCTATAGAGAAGCTGTTGTCTAAAGGTGTGTACGCTGAataatgaaaattgtttgtttttatGTTTGTCAAATAATTTAATTCTGTTTGCAAAACTTAGAAACATATTTCTAAGTCTGCGAAATTGCAGATagaataaaatattattttattttttgttttcatAAAAACAAATAGTCTGCAGTAACAATGTCGCAAACATAAGACTTAATAAGATTTGCATATTGAAAAATAAACACCATCTAAAAAATATACATGGTAAACTAAAATAATGATGTTAAAAATTTGAGGAGTATGTAGAAAAGAAGTGAATTGGAAGAGAGGGTCGAAATTGGCTCGctatttttgattattattaaaaaaataaagtcATAGATATATTAAATTATACTATGTTTTTTAGAGATGTGTTTTGAACCTACACGGATTTTAGTATAGATGTTTTAAAAAGACACATAACTTTAGTCATAAACTCCTTTCAACATCATTCTTTGGATTTAATCGCCTTTGGAAATCCTGTATTCGATATTGATGTCGTGGTTAACTTAAAATTGAAATATTATCTTACATATAAATATGTGTACGTACAGTTACATATATTAAATGACTTTGGTAGAACTATATATACTAATGTAGTACTGTATAAGTTATGACATCTTTTGTGTTTTTCGCTCTTATAGTTAAGCAATAAAC includes these proteins:
- the LOC139855366 gene encoding uncharacterized protein, translated to MNINPKDNETMIPVNQNQIQIPRHQMDSDSAFIGSWSSSSSSSFLTTSFGSELDDSNDSDPNNDEDDEFIAQLTRQLADYMLEDNEVPSFKHSGFQNPKFQKPNQIHKQTRRSYADTVKKSIVGFQSEQTFTGDKQPQPPIQLYQLENQPRVESGGWGRKDKMTESTQYVKYQLPNRGVNNGGKKGYGSSNVVGSGMRAIFLRGSGTRNVTSGTGVFLPRSATDATDHSRKKSGCSTVLVPTRVLEALEQHFNNMESLSPSNTLPQAPHINHQVKGKTQSHESVSAVDHQDSKLPQEWIY